In Elaeis guineensis isolate ETL-2024a chromosome 1, EG11, whole genome shotgun sequence, a genomic segment contains:
- the LOC105038205 gene encoding heat stress transcription factor A-3 encodes MEPGDQPLRPLTPIQSSPFSSSSPSPISPSSSALMETAMNRHSGEGSSFTFSSSSSSSSPFMGFGARSASKLHPSPPLEPVIEPFGEIPDFSSQPPPRRTGEKLPPCSTGSSSSSGDGAGGESVQIPRPLEALQSAPIPPFLSKTYELVDDPSLDLLISWGSTGKSFVVWDPVEFARAVLPRNFKHNNFSSFVRQLNTYGFRKIDADRWEFANEDFVRGNKPLLRNINRRTSSQVQQVGTQVCSSAKMGKPELESELHTLREEKSTLMQEVIRLQQEHLMTTQQMDALNQQMESVVQRQKQMVSFLAKVLQNPVFLAHLKLLKEQREIASTRVRRKFLKQQSPNHSDLDKSIEHQTGKKRLEFTGSTSALQGVENSVSKLLPDNLLQDMVEKLGLDTNRRELLRGSDETGLEVLDPLLLDADSAAIQGELPESSQTNMGFSGTECSASFPEDITPERMFSDAVVLATEGAGPDPSTVSFKGKNVMEKTEVTFGGSDYVVSFPEDTFQEKMFSDAIVSSNKTVSEQEEIWNIGLEAGECSLSYCHNVWDSLAHDAPNIDVADGTGALWDIDLQTLEEDLEYDKC; translated from the exons ATGGAGCCCGGCGATCAGCCGCTTCGCCCCCTAACTCCAATCCAatcctctcctttttcttcttcttctccttctcctatctctccttcctcctcggctTTAATGGAGACGGCGATGAATCGCCATTCCGGTGAGGGATCGAGTTTTAccttttcttcctcctcctcctcctcatctccCTTCATGGGATTTGGAGCACGCTCTGCTTCCAAGCTCCATCCTTCTCCGCCTCTCGAGCCTGTGATCGAGCCATTCGGGGAAATCCCGGACTTCtcctcccaacctcctcctcgtcGTACTGGGGAAAAGCTTCCACCCTGCTCTACGGGGTCTTCGTCGTCGTCTGGGGATGGGGCGGGTGGAGAGAGTGTGCAGATCCCTCGGCCTCTGGAGGCTCTTCAGAGCGCGCCGATCCCGCCCTTCCTCTCCAAGACATATGAGCTTGTGGATGATCCGTCTCTGGATCTGCTCATCTCGTGGGGCTCTACTGGGAAGAGCTTCGTGGTGTGGGATCCCGTCGAGTTTGCGAGGGCCGTTCTGCCTCGGAACTTCAAGCACAACAACTTCTCCAGTTTTGTCCGCCAGCTGAATACTTAT GGTTTTCGCAAGATTGATGCTGATCGATGGGAGTTTGCCAATGAAGATTTTGTAAGAGGAAACAAGCCTTTGTTAAGAAACATAAACAGGCGAACATCATCTCAAGTTCAGCAAGTAGGTACTCAAGTATGCTCTTCAGCTAAAATGGGGAAGCCTGAATTGGAAAGTGAACTCCACACATTGAGAGAGGAAAAGAGCACATTGATGCAGGAAGTCATCAGACTGCAACAGGAGCATCTCATGACAACCCAACAGATGGATGCACTGAACCAGCAGATGGAATCAGTGGTACAGAGGCAGAAGCAGATGGTGTCTTTCTTGGCGAAGGTACTTCAGAACCCAGTGTTCTTGGCCCATCTTAAGCTGCTAAAGGAACAAAGGGAGATTGCTTCTACAAGAGTAAGACGAAAGTTCCTCAAGCAACAGTCACCCAATCATAGTGATTTAGATAAATCCATTGAACATCAGACTGGAAAGAAGAGACTAGAATTTACTGGTTCCACTTCTGCACTGCAAGGCGTTGAAAACAGTGTGAGTAAACTACTGCCTGATAATCTTTTGCAAGATATGGTGGAAAAACTTGGTCTTGACACAAACAGACGAGAACTTCTCAGAGGCTCAGATGAAACTGGGCTAGAGGTGCTGGACCCATTGCTTCTGGACGCTGATTCTGCTGCCATCCAGGGAGAGCTTCCAGAGAGTTCTCAGACAAACATGGGCTTCAGTGGCACCGAGTGCTCTGCATCTTTTCCTGAAGATATAACCCCAGAGAGGATGTTTTCAGATGCTGTAGTCCTTGCAACGGAAGGTGCAGGGCCAGACCCCAGCACTGTCAGCTTCAAGGGAAAGAATGTCATGGAGAAAACGGAAGTTACCTTTGGTGGTAGCGATTACGTTGTGTCATTCCCAGAAGACACCTTTCAGGAGAAGATGTTTTCAGATGCTATAGTATCTTCCAATAAAACTGTCAGCGAGCAGGAAGAAATATGGAACATCGGTCTTGAGGCTGGAGAATGTTCTTTGAGTTATTGCCACAATGTTTGGGATAGCCTTGCTCATGATGCCCCCAATATTGATGTTGCTGATGGAACTGGTGCGCTATGGGATATCGATTTGCAAACACTGGAGGAAGATTTGGAGTATGACAAGTGCTGA